Genomic window (Pseudomonas sp. L5B5):
CAGCTCGATCAGCATTTCCGGTGCAGTACGCGACAGGATCAGCTGCGGGCCGCGGTTCTCGGTGCGGATTTCCTTGAGCAGCGCGCGCAGGCGCACGCCAACCCGGAAAGTTTCACGGGAGATGATATCTTCGCGAGCCAGCAACGCCTCGGCGTTGTTGCCCAGGTCGACGATCACGTTGTCACGCGTCACCTTTTTCACGGTGCCGGAGATGATCTCGCCCAGACGCTCGCGGTAAGCGTCCACCACCTGCGCGCGCTCGGCTTCGCGAACTTTCTGCACGATGACCTGCTTGGCGGTCTGGGCAGCGATGCGGCCGAACTCGATGGATTCGATTTTTTCCTCGATGACATCACCGACCTTGGCATCGGGATGAGTCTCGCGGGCCTTGCTCAGCCAGGTTTCTACCGCCGGATCATCCAGGTCGGCTTCATCGACCACCGTCCAGCGACGGAAAGTCTCGTAGGAACCAGTGTGGCGGTTGATTTCCACACGCAAGTCCACTTCGTCTTCAAAACGCTTCTTGGTAGCAGTGGCCAGGGCCAGCTCCAGCGCCTCAAAAATCACGCTCGCCGGTACACCCTTTTCATTGGATACCGACTCAACAACCAGCAGTACTTCTTTGCTCATCGTACGCCTCGCCTTTCGCAAGCCATTGGATCCGCGGGATCCGCGTCTCAGTCAAAACTGGGAATAATGTTGGCCTTGTCGATCATATCGATCGGCAACAGGAACTCATGGTCGTCCACTTGCACCACGACATCCTGCTCCTCCACCCCGCGGAGAAGGCCCTGGAAATTACGCCGACCTTCGAAGGGCGAGCGCAGTTTGATCTTCACTTGCTCACCGACATACTTGGCAAACTGTTCAAGACTGAACAGCGGGCGTTCCATGCCAGGAGAGGAAACTTCAAGGGTGTACTCAATGGAGATAGGATCTTCAACGTCCAGAACACCGCTGATTTGACGGCTGACGATGGCGCAATCGTCCACCAGCACACCGCCTTCCTTATCGATATAGACGCGCAACAATGAATGGCGGCCCTGGGCCGAAAACTCGATGCCCCAGCATTCATAGCCAAGGGCCACGACCACCGGGGCCAACAAGGCCTGCAACTGTTCTAGCTTGCTCGACACCTGAACCCCCTCGTGCATGCTTGTGCAAATAAAAAATGGGCGAAACGCCCATCACGGAAACGCCGTTGAATAGCGGCGTTATAAAGTGTCCAGTTAACAAAAAGCCCCTGAAAAGGGGCTCCGCTAAAACTGGTTGCGGGGGCCGGATTTGAACCGACGACCTTCGGGTTATGAGCCCGACGAGCTACCAGACTGCTCCACCCCGCGACAAAGCTGGGGCGGAAGTATACGACTGATCCCTTTTTGGGTCAATGTAACCTTCCACCTACAAGAAAGCCCGCAACAGCGGGCTCTCCTGATAATTGGTACCGAGAAGGGGACTCGAACCCCTACACCCTATGGGCACAACCACCTCAAGGTTGCGTGTCTACCAATTCCACCACCTCGGCATAGACTACGTTACTGCATGAAACTCTTCTTACTTCTGCTCTTGAGCTGGAGGTACGTCAGTCGCACTGTTGGCCGACTTTTGCTCTTGGAGCACCGGGACATCATCAGAAGCCGGTTTTTGCTTTGGCACTTCAAGCACTGCTGGATCCGGCAAACCTGCTTGAGTCAGCTGATGAGCTTTCTCTTTAGCAAAGTAACCTAACCCCAAGCTGGTTATGAAGAAACCGGCGGCAAGTATAGCAGTAAACTTACTAAGAAAGGTAGAGGAACCTTGGCTTCCGAACACAGTATTTGAAGCACCTGCACCGAAAGACGCGCCAGCTTCCGCACCTTTACCCTGCTGCAGCAAAACCAGAGCAACTACGCCCAAGGCACCCAGCAGATGAAAAACGACTACGACTGTTTCCAGCATTTTTTCAGTTTCCCGCGGCGCGACAGATCGCACCGAACTCATCTGCGTTCAGGGAGGCTCCACCAATCAGCCCCCCATCGATATCCGGCATGCCGAACAGCTCGACCGCATTGGCCGCCTTCACGCTGCCGCCGTATAGAAGCCGCACACCTCGTGCCACTTCAGAATTCTCTGCCGCCAACTGCGCCCGAATGGCTGCGTGCACATCCTGGGCTTGCTGCGGTGTCGCAGTCAGCCCGGTACCAATGGCCCAGACTGGCTCGTAAGCAATAACAGCATTGGCAAACGCACCAACACCCAACTCCTCGATGATGCTGCCCAGCTGACGCCCGACAACTTCCAGAGTCTTCCCGGCTTCACGCTGCTCGAGAGTCTCCCCTACACACAAGATCGGCTTCAAGCCACAGGCCTGTGCTGCTGCGAATTTGCGATTGAGAGTCACATCGCGCTCACCCATCAGCTGACGGCGCTCGGAGTGCCCAACCAGCACCAGGGAACAACCTGCATCCACCAATTGACTCGAGGCGATCTCGCCTGTCAAAGCACCTTGCATCGGTTCAACCGCGGAATTCTGTGCGCCGACAAGAATCGACTTGCCTTTCAAGCCATCAATCACCTGATTGATATACAAGCAAGGCGGGAATACCGCGACGTCAACACCGCTTGGCAAGGCCAGGTGACGAAGGCCATTGATCAGCTCAGCGACGCTGGCGCGGGTACCGTGCATTTTCCAGTTACCAGCTACCATGGGGCGACGCATGCTTTACCTCGTCGATCAAAGTGGGCGCAGATGTTACCCAACCAAAACATCACTGGCAAGCTGAAATCAGGCAGAAACTTCAGCAACCAGCTTTGCCAGCTCATCAGCATAGGCGCGAACCTGGATTTCATCGTCGCCTTCGACCATGACACGCACCAGAGGCTCTGTTCCGGACTTGCGCAGAAGAACTCGACCACGCCCGGCCATGGCAGTAGTCACTCGCTCGCAAGCCTCTTTCACCGCTGGATGCTCGACAGGACTGTCGCCGCCGCCAAAACGCACATTGACCAGAACCTGAGGGCACTTGCGAAGCCCCTGCCGACACTGAACCAGACTTTCACCGCGCGCCTTGAGCGCCATCAGCACCTGCAACGCCGCGATGATCGCATCACCCGTGGTGGCGTGGCGCAAGCAGAGGATGTGTCCCGAGTTTTCGCCGCCTACCAGCCAGTTACGTTCCAGAAGCTCGGCAATCACGTACCGGTCGCCAACATTGGCACGAACAAAAGGAATGCCCAGTTCCGCCAGGGCCAACTCCAGACCCAGGTTGCTCATGAGGGTACCCACAACCCCCCCCTGCAACTTGCCGCGCTCGTGCAAGTCACGAGCGATGATGAACAACAGTTCGTCACCGTCGACAACAGTACCCGTCTGATCGACCATCAGAACCCGATCGCCATCACCATCGAAGGCGATGCCCAGATCAGCATGCTCAGCCAGAACTGCAGCCTGCAGTTGCGCCATATGGGTAGAGCCGCAGTTCTCATTGATGTTCAAGCCATTGGGCTGCGCAGACAGCACCGTAACTTGCGCACCCAACTCACGGAACACGCTCGGCGCCACCTTATAGGTCGCACCATGGGCACAATCAAGAACGATCTTCAGGCCAGCGAAGCTGGTGCTGGAAGGAACACTGCTCTTGCAGAACTCGATATAGCGCCCAGAGGCATCGTTGATTCGCGACACCTTGCCAAGCTTGCTGGACTCCACCACTGTCATTGGTGCATCCAGCAACTCCTCGATCATCAGCTCGACTTCATCAGGCAGCTTGGTGCCCTCTCCCGAGAAGAACTTGATGCCGTTGTCATCATGAGGATTGTGCGAAGCACTGATAACGATGCCTGCCTCGGCATGGAACGTACGAGTCAGGTAAGCAATCGCGGGGGTCGGCATGGGGCCCAGCAACATGACATCTGCACCGGCAGCGGACAACCCGGCCTCCAGGGCCGATTCGAACATGTATCCGGAAATTCGCGTGTCCTTACCCACCAGAACTCGGCATGCGCCCATGCTGCGAAAGGCCATGCCGGCAGCCCAACCAAGCTTGAGCATGAAATCAGGAGTAATAGGGTATTCGCCCACACGACCACGAATGCCGTCGGTGCCAAAGTATTTCTTAGTCATAGGTACTCCATCATTCTTATTCGGCGGATTCCACTGCCGTAATCATTCGCACCACATCCATGGTCTCGGCGACATCATGGACACGGATAATCTTCGCCCCCTTGGCAACGGCCAAGGCCGCCAGCGCCAGACTGCCATACAGCCGCTCGCCAACGGGATGCCCCAAGGCCTGGCCGATCATGCTCTTGCGCGAGACACCCACCAGCAGCGGGCGACCCAAGGCGTGCAGTGCTTCCATATGCCTGAACAGACTCAAATTGTGCTGCAGGGTCTTGGCGAAACCAAAACCGGGATCAAGAATGATCCGCTGCGCATCGATTCCCGCCGCAGCACAGGCCGCCATGCGCTCAGCCAGGAACCCTTCGACCTCAAGGGTAACGTCCTGATAGTGCGGATGATCCTGCATATCACCAGGCTCGCCGAGCATGTGCATCAGGCACACCGGCAACCCGCTGGCAGCTGCCGCATCCAGCGCACCGTCGCGCCGAAGCGAGCGCACATCGTTGATCAACCCCGCACCCAGGCGAGCGGTTTCCCGCATGACTGCTGGTGTTGAGGTATCAACGGAAATGATGACGTCCAGCTCGCGACTGATGCGTTCGACCACCGGAGCCACGCGCTCCAGCTCCTCCAGAGGAGATACCGCACGCGCCCCTGGCCGGGTCGACTCACCGCCGATATCGATCAGCGTAGCACCCGCCGCAACCATGGCTTCGGCATGACGCAAGGCGACATCGAGCTGGTTGAAACGACCACCATCGGAAAAGGAATCGGGAGTGACGTTCAAGATACCCATGACATGTGCATGGGCCAAATCAAGAACCCGGTTACCGCAAGGCAACCGGGTAGAGGAAGGAACAGAAGTCATTTAAAACCTTAGTGATCGGCAGCAGGGCCGCCGATGGGCGTTTCCGGGCGCTCGTTCTGCGCCACTGGAGGCGTAGTGCCCGAACCGCCCTCCCAATCACGAGGCTCACGCGGAGTACGCCCCGCCATGATGTCGTCAATCTGCTCGGCATCGATGGTTTCATACTTCATCAACGCATCAGCCATCGCATCCAGCTTGTCGCGATTGTCGGTCAGAATCTGCTTGGCGGTGCCATAACACTGATCAATGATGCTGCGCACCTCGGAGTCGATCAGTTTCGCCGTTTCAGCAGACAGACTTGCATGTTGGGAACCTGCGCTGCGCCCCAGGAACACTTCACCCTCTTCTTCCGCATACATCAGTGGGCCCAGCTTCTCCGAAAGCCCCCATTTGGTCACCATGTTCCTGGCAATCTGGCTGGCCCGCATAATGTCATTGGAGGCGCCCGTGGTCACACCATCGAAGCCCAGGGTCATCTCCTCGGCAATACGGCCGCCGTAGAGCGAGCAGATCTGACTGATCAAGGCGCGCTTGGACAGACTGTAGCGGTCTTCCTCCGGCAGAAACATGGTAACGCCCAGAGCCCGCCCGCGAGGAATGATCGACACCTTGTAGACCGGGTCATGCTCAGGCACCACTCGACCGACGATGGCGTGACCCGCCTCATGGTAGGCCGTGTTCTGCTTCTCCTTCTCGGACATGACCATCGATTTGCGCTCGGCGCCCATCATGATCTTGTCCTTGGCCAACTCGAATTCCTTCATTTCGACAATTCGCTTGCCGCTACGTGCAGCGAACAGCGAAGCCTCGTTGACCAGGTTGGCCAGGTCTGCACCGGAGAAACCCGGGGTACCACGTGCAATCACCGCAGGAGCGACGTCATCGCCCATTGGTACCTTGCGCATATGCACCTTGAGAATCTGCTCGCGACCACGGATATCAGGCAGCCCCACAACAACCTGGCGATCGAACCGGCCAGGGCGCAACAACGCTGGATCCAACACATCCGGACGGTTAGTGGCGGCAATCACGATGATGCCGTCATTCATTTCGAAACCATCCATCTCGACCAGCAACTGGTTGAGAGTCTGCTCACGCTCATCATGGCCACCGCCCATGCCGGCACCACGGTGACGACCGACAGCGTCGATCTCGTCGATGAAGATGATGCAAGGAGCGTGCTTCTTGGCCTGTTCGAACATGTCGCGCACGCGACTGGCACCCACGCCAACGAACATCTCGACAAAGTCGGAGCCGGAAATGGTGAAGAACGGTACTTTCGCCTCGCCGGCGATAGCCTTGGCCAGCAGGGTCTTACCTGTACCTGGAGGGCCAACCATCAGCACGCCACGAGGAATACGACCACCCAGGCGCTGGAACTTGCCCGGATCACGCAGGAACTCAACCAACTCACCGACTTCTTCCTTGGCCTCGTCGCAACCAGCGACGTCAGCCAGGGTGGTTTTCACCTGATCCTCAGACAGCAGGCGCGCCTTGCTCTTGCCAAAGCTCATCGGTCCGCCCTTGCCGCCAGCACCACCTTGCATCTGGCGCATGAAGAACATGAAGACCGCGATGATCACCAGGATCGGGAAGCTGGCGACCAGCAACTGGGTCCAGATGCTCTGCTGCTCGGGCTGCTTGCCCTCGACAACTACATGGTTGTCCACCAGGTCGCCGATCAGGCCGTTATCCTGAATCGCAGGACGGATGGTCTTGAAGCTGTCGCCATCATTGCGCTTGCCGGTGATCACATAACCATCAACGGCAACTCGCTCGACCTTGCCATCCTTGACTTGCTGAATAAAGTCGGAATAGTTGAGGGTCTGCGGCTCGTTAGGGCTGGAGAAGTTGTTCATCACCGTCACTAGGACGGCCGCGATGATCAACCAAAGGATCAGATTCTTTGCCATGTCGTTCAATTAACTACCCTCTGAAGCAAGCTCCGCTACTGGTGCGCGCTTCGCATGATATTCACCGGCCTAACTTACTACATTACCTACAGCTCTGGCAGGCGCTGTCTGTAACCCTATGTGAAACCTAGACTACACAATATTCGCTTAATCCCACGGGGCGAAATATGAAAATCCTATCACCCCGCTCAAAACCTTCAGTTACTCAGCGCGACCACGAAAGCCACGCCCCAGCAGATACTGCTCCCTGGAGCGGTCGCGGGAAGATGTCGGCTTGCGCATCTGCACTTTGTCGAACATCTGCCGGACACTCTTGTGGAACTCGTCAAACCCCTCGCCCTGGAAGATCTTGATCAGGAAGTCACCACCCGGGCGCAGCACTCGACCAGCAAGATCCAGAGCCAACTCGCACAAGAACATCGCTCGAGGCATATCCACTGCTGCCAATCCACTCATATTGGGGGCCATATCGGAAATCACAAGGTCGACCTCGGAATTTCCCACCGCCTCCAGGATTCGTGCGAAGACCTCATCTTCAGTGAAATCGCCCTGGATGAAGGTCACATCGGGAATGCTATCCATCTCCAGGATATCGGAGGCGATCAATCGCCCCTGACCACCAATCAGACGACTGGTCACCTGAGACCACCCCCCCGGAGCCGCCCCCAAATCGATTACGCTCATGCCGGGACGAATAAGACGGTCCTTTTCCTGGATTTCCAGAAGTTTGTAACTGGCACGGGACCGATACCCATCTTTCTGCGCCATTTTGACGAATGGGTCGTTGAAATGCTCTTTCAGCCAGTTATGGCTTGTCTTGGAACGGGCCACAGGGCACCTCAAAAAATAAAACGCGTCGTGATTAACTGGGCGGTCCCGGACTCGCTCGGGTAAACTGGCCGCCGCTTTTTTCAAGATCAGACGCAGGGGTCAGATTATGCCGCTCACTCAAGAGCAGAAGAAACAGTACAAATCCATTGGCCACCATCTGAAACCAGTATTGACTGTGGCTGATAACGGTTTGACCGAAGGTGTACTAGCCGAACTTGAACGCGCCTTGAGCGATCACGAGCTGATCAAGATCAAGCTCAACATCCTCGAGCGCGAGTCGCGCCTGGAAGCCATCAGCGAACTGTGCAAGGCCGGCAAGGCCGATCTGGTGCAGGTCATTGGCAAGATGGCGTTGATCTATCGCAAGAACGCCAAGGTAAACAAGCAGCTGTCGAACGTCCATCGCTTC
Coding sequences:
- the rimP gene encoding ribosome maturation factor RimP, with the translated sequence MSSKLEQLQALLAPVVVALGYECWGIEFSAQGRHSLLRVYIDKEGGVLVDDCAIVSRQISGVLDVEDPISIEYTLEVSSPGMERPLFSLEQFAKYVGEQVKIKLRSPFEGRRNFQGLLRGVEEQDVVVQVDDHEFLLPIDMIDKANIIPSFD
- the secG gene encoding preprotein translocase subunit SecG, whose protein sequence is MLETVVVVFHLLGALGVVALVLLQQGKGAEAGASFGAGASNTVFGSQGSSTFLSKFTAILAAGFFITSLGLGYFAKEKAHQLTQAGLPDPAVLEVPKQKPASDDVPVLQEQKSANSATDVPPAQEQK
- the tpiA gene encoding triose-phosphate isomerase — encoded protein: MRRPMVAGNWKMHGTRASVAELINGLRHLALPSGVDVAVFPPCLYINQVIDGLKGKSILVGAQNSAVEPMQGALTGEIASSQLVDAGCSLVLVGHSERRQLMGERDVTLNRKFAAAQACGLKPILCVGETLEQREAGKTLEVVGRQLGSIIEELGVGAFANAVIAYEPVWAIGTGLTATPQQAQDVHAAIRAQLAAENSEVARGVRLLYGGSVKAANAVELFGMPDIDGGLIGGASLNADEFGAICRAAGN
- the glmM gene encoding phosphoglucosamine mutase, coding for MTKKYFGTDGIRGRVGEYPITPDFMLKLGWAAGMAFRSMGACRVLVGKDTRISGYMFESALEAGLSAAGADVMLLGPMPTPAIAYLTRTFHAEAGIVISASHNPHDDNGIKFFSGEGTKLPDEVELMIEELLDAPMTVVESSKLGKVSRINDASGRYIEFCKSSVPSSTSFAGLKIVLDCAHGATYKVAPSVFRELGAQVTVLSAQPNGLNINENCGSTHMAQLQAAVLAEHADLGIAFDGDGDRVLMVDQTGTVVDGDELLFIIARDLHERGKLQGGVVGTLMSNLGLELALAELGIPFVRANVGDRYVIAELLERNWLVGGENSGHILCLRHATTGDAIIAALQVLMALKARGESLVQCRQGLRKCPQVLVNVRFGGGDSPVEHPAVKEACERVTTAMAGRGRVLLRKSGTEPLVRVMVEGDDEIQVRAYADELAKLVAEVSA
- the folP gene encoding dihydropteroate synthase, with the protein product MTSVPSSTRLPCGNRVLDLAHAHVMGILNVTPDSFSDGGRFNQLDVALRHAEAMVAAGATLIDIGGESTRPGARAVSPLEELERVAPVVERISRELDVIISVDTSTPAVMRETARLGAGLINDVRSLRRDGALDAAAASGLPVCLMHMLGEPGDMQDHPHYQDVTLEVEGFLAERMAACAAAGIDAQRIILDPGFGFAKTLQHNLSLFRHMEALHALGRPLLVGVSRKSMIGQALGHPVGERLYGSLALAALAVAKGAKIIRVHDVAETMDVVRMITAVESAE
- the ftsH gene encoding ATP-dependent zinc metalloprotease FtsH, which gives rise to MAKNLILWLIIAAVLVTVMNNFSSPNEPQTLNYSDFIQQVKDGKVERVAVDGYVITGKRNDGDSFKTIRPAIQDNGLIGDLVDNHVVVEGKQPEQQSIWTQLLVASFPILVIIAVFMFFMRQMQGGAGGKGGPMSFGKSKARLLSEDQVKTTLADVAGCDEAKEEVGELVEFLRDPGKFQRLGGRIPRGVLMVGPPGTGKTLLAKAIAGEAKVPFFTISGSDFVEMFVGVGASRVRDMFEQAKKHAPCIIFIDEIDAVGRHRGAGMGGGHDEREQTLNQLLVEMDGFEMNDGIIVIAATNRPDVLDPALLRPGRFDRQVVVGLPDIRGREQILKVHMRKVPMGDDVAPAVIARGTPGFSGADLANLVNEASLFAARSGKRIVEMKEFELAKDKIMMGAERKSMVMSEKEKQNTAYHEAGHAIVGRVVPEHDPVYKVSIIPRGRALGVTMFLPEEDRYSLSKRALISQICSLYGGRIAEEMTLGFDGVTTGASNDIMRASQIARNMVTKWGLSEKLGPLMYAEEEGEVFLGRSAGSQHASLSAETAKLIDSEVRSIIDQCYGTAKQILTDNRDKLDAMADALMKYETIDAEQIDDIMAGRTPREPRDWEGGSGTTPPVAQNERPETPIGGPAADH
- the rlmE gene encoding 23S rRNA (uridine(2552)-2'-O)-methyltransferase RlmE; the encoded protein is MARSKTSHNWLKEHFNDPFVKMAQKDGYRSRASYKLLEIQEKDRLIRPGMSVIDLGAAPGGWSQVTSRLIGGQGRLIASDILEMDSIPDVTFIQGDFTEDEVFARILEAVGNSEVDLVISDMAPNMSGLAAVDMPRAMFLCELALDLAGRVLRPGGDFLIKIFQGEGFDEFHKSVRQMFDKVQMRKPTSSRDRSREQYLLGRGFRGRAE
- a CDS encoding YhbY family RNA-binding protein, which translates into the protein MPLTQEQKKQYKSIGHHLKPVLTVADNGLTEGVLAELERALSDHELIKIKLNILERESRLEAISELCKAGKADLVQVIGKMALIYRKNAKVNKQLSNVHRFN